One genomic segment of Tissierellales bacterium includes these proteins:
- the hydE gene encoding [FeFe] hydrogenase H-cluster radical SAM maturase HydE, producing the protein MKALIDQLYREGTLPKDKLYELVHCANSESIAYLTEMAQKKRKENYDDKVYLRGLLEFTNYCKCHCRYCGIRYENTKADRYRLTEDEILDCCHMGDKLGYKTFVLQGGEDPFFTDDKLESIVRRIKSELPNCAVTLSVGERSYDSYKRLFDAGADRYLLRHETASKSLYESLHPHMSFENRRNCLYDLKKIGYQVGAGFMVGLPEQTDEDLVLDLLFLKELSPHMIGIGPFIPHHDTPLGNETGGTVEKTTLLLSIIRLLLPDVLLPATTALGTLHPTGRERGLKAGGNVVMPNLSPIDVREKYSLYDGKICTGDEAAECRQCIQRRIESAGFTLDLTRGDHINWRR; encoded by the coding sequence ATGAAAGCATTAATCGATCAACTCTATCGCGAAGGGACTTTGCCAAAAGACAAATTATACGAACTTGTTCACTGTGCAAATTCTGAATCCATCGCTTATTTGACCGAAATGGCTCAAAAGAAACGAAAAGAAAATTATGACGACAAAGTATATCTCAGAGGACTGTTAGAATTTACTAATTACTGCAAATGTCACTGCCGTTATTGTGGCATAAGATACGAAAACACCAAAGCCGATAGGTATAGACTAACTGAAGATGAGATATTAGACTGCTGCCATATGGGTGATAAACTAGGTTATAAAACCTTTGTTCTTCAAGGTGGTGAAGATCCTTTTTTTACCGATGATAAATTAGAATCAATTGTAAGACGTATAAAAAGCGAACTTCCAAATTGTGCTGTCACACTATCTGTCGGCGAGCGTTCATATGACTCTTATAAAAGATTATTTGACGCTGGAGCAGATAGATATCTTTTGAGACACGAAACGGCTTCGAAATCTCTTTATGAAAGTCTTCATCCACATATGAGCTTTGAGAACAGAAGAAATTGCCTATATGATTTGAAAAAAATTGGTTATCAAGTAGGCGCAGGCTTTATGGTTGGTCTTCCAGAGCAAACTGATGAAGATTTAGTACTAGATTTACTTTTTTTAAAGGAACTTTCTCCTCATATGATTGGGATTGGACCTTTTATTCCACATCATGACACTCCACTAGGAAATGAAACTGGTGGTACTGTGGAAAAAACTACCCTTTTACTATCAATTATTCGATTGTTGCTACCAGATGTTCTTCTTCCTGCTACTACAGCACTCGGAACTCTACATCCTACCGGAAGAGAACGCGGACTAAAAGCAGGCGGAAATGTAGTAATGCCAAATCTATCTCCTATAGATGTCAGAGAAAAGTACTCTCTTTATGACGGTAAGATATGTACTGGCGATGAAGCCGCTGAATGTAGACAATGTATACAACGAAGAATTGAATCTGCAGGATTCACTCTCGATCTTACTCGAGGTGATCACATTAATTGGAGGCGATAA
- a CDS encoding methyl-accepting chemotaxis protein, producing the protein MNLKFQTKIILVIVLLLIIISGLLTVQNISKTKDLMYKELDSKALELASGMKQNVESADRFALELDNIMADRILLASEGINQIPLNQLSNEKIDAFLEHVAVNDVYVIDPERRIVYSNVRDYIGWQYPEGHPMDAVFNGQSRSYMEDIRGDLISGELNKYGGIALDNGYYVQVAINASIIADIKNANSPHVFLSDIGERSDVVHAYMISEILTKEEQAKKDALEPYNPNKTNIVIAHGTARDTDNEYKDPEVLALFDSNQNLSRTISDSATGESAYEVLVPFKTAESSGIVSIALSLSALESNLNQTIVSSLITTLVIILIAIALSILLINRVLVPLSKLGNHLSIIASGDFSKEEDKKLFGTNDQLGLMAVSVRDMRLNLKTLITHIKSDVSSVEESSDNLSTIMSETATAVDENAKAIDSLALSVNDQVSESNKVLDSTEALSKAVNIGAENISKANDYVEHVEELSGSGHNIITELADIIHESTRQSTEVASDVGQIGEIVETMKNFLSNIHAISEQTNLLALNASIEAARAGEAGKGFAVVAEEIRKLAEETSQTTEEIEKIVGGVMDKTSLALSNIDTIGTLSTKQSETLDETLGIFENISSSVSDLVNSMKHVVSFTDSVADQKEIIVQAVDHLSSLTETLSATAQQISASTEEQSAAISQVNKLAEGNHELATKLESEISKFKTH; encoded by the coding sequence ATGAATCTTAAGTTTCAAACAAAAATCATACTTGTTATTGTACTATTGCTTATCATAATAAGTGGACTACTGACAGTACAAAATATAAGTAAGACTAAAGATTTGATGTACAAAGAACTCGACTCTAAAGCACTTGAATTAGCAAGCGGCATGAAGCAAAATGTCGAATCAGCCGATAGATTTGCTCTCGAACTCGACAATATAATGGCTGATCGTATACTCCTAGCATCTGAAGGCATAAACCAAATACCACTAAATCAATTATCAAATGAAAAGATTGATGCATTCTTAGAACACGTAGCTGTAAATGATGTATATGTCATAGATCCTGAACGAAGGATAGTTTATTCAAATGTTAGAGACTATATAGGATGGCAATATCCCGAAGGACATCCTATGGATGCTGTTTTCAATGGTCAATCAAGAAGTTACATGGAGGATATACGTGGAGATTTAATCTCTGGCGAACTCAATAAATACGGTGGTATAGCACTAGACAATGGATATTATGTTCAAGTCGCAATAAATGCATCTATAATTGCAGATATAAAAAATGCCAACAGCCCGCATGTATTCTTGAGCGATATTGGTGAAAGATCTGATGTAGTTCACGCATACATGATAAGTGAGATTCTTACAAAAGAAGAACAAGCTAAAAAAGATGCGTTAGAGCCATATAATCCAAATAAAACAAATATAGTCATAGCACATGGTACGGCTAGAGACACCGATAATGAGTACAAAGACCCTGAGGTTTTAGCTCTATTTGATTCTAATCAAAATTTATCTAGAACCATAAGCGATTCAGCTACAGGTGAATCCGCTTATGAAGTACTTGTTCCTTTTAAAACTGCTGAATCATCGGGTATAGTTTCAATTGCACTTTCGCTTTCCGCTCTTGAATCTAACCTCAATCAGACTATAGTAAGTTCACTTATTACTACACTTGTGATAATATTGATTGCGATAGCTTTGAGTATTCTTCTAATAAATAGAGTCCTCGTTCCACTATCTAAGCTTGGTAATCATTTGTCTATAATAGCATCTGGTGACTTTTCTAAGGAAGAGGACAAAAAATTATTTGGAACAAATGACCAGCTTGGTCTTATGGCTGTTTCTGTCAGAGATATGAGATTGAACTTAAAAACACTTATAACCCACATAAAATCTGATGTTTCTTCTGTTGAAGAAAGTTCTGACAATCTCTCAACTATAATGTCTGAAACTGCAACTGCAGTAGATGAAAATGCTAAGGCAATAGATTCACTCGCTTTGTCTGTGAACGATCAGGTAAGTGAAAGCAATAAAGTTCTAGATAGTACAGAAGCATTAAGCAAAGCTGTAAATATAGGTGCTGAGAATATTTCAAAAGCAAACGACTACGTGGAGCATGTAGAAGAATTGAGTGGCAGTGGTCACAATATAATAACAGAACTAGCTGACATAATCCATGAAAGTACGAGACAATCAACAGAAGTTGCTAGCGATGTTGGACAAATTGGAGAAATCGTAGAAACAATGAAAAATTTCTTAAGCAATATCCACGCTATATCAGAACAAACAAATCTACTTGCACTAAATGCTTCTATAGAAGCCGCTAGAGCTGGTGAAGCTGGTAAGGGATTTGCTGTTGTTGCCGAAGAAATTAGAAAACTTGCCGAAGAAACTAGTCAAACAACAGAAGAAATAGAAAAAATAGTCGGTGGTGTCATGGATAAAACCAGTCTTGCACTTTCTAATATAGATACCATTGGCACTTTGAGTACGAAACAATCAGAAACTCTAGATGAAACTCTAGGTATATTCGAAAATATATCTTCTTCTGTTAGTGATTTAGTTAATTCTATGAAGCATGTAGTTTCATTCACTGACTCCGTAGCCGATCAGAAGGAAATCATAGTACAGGCTGTAGATCATTTAAGTAGCTTAACAGAAACTCTATCTGCCACAGCTCAGCAAATATCAGCATCTACAGAAGAACAAAGTGCTGCGATATCTCAAGTAAATAAATTAGCTGAAGGAAATCATGAATTAGCAACTAAACTTGAAAGTGAAATTTCTAAGTTTAAAACTCACTAG
- a CDS encoding CopG family transcriptional regulator yields the protein MKRIAVIGAVLDNPQVSQSHFNEIVAEYSHIVRGRMGLPFDGEGISVISLTVLGELNEINGLTGKLGNLENVSVKTSISKKEI from the coding sequence ATGAAAAGAATCGCTGTAATTGGAGCTGTACTAGATAATCCACAAGTAAGCCAGAGTCATTTCAATGAGATTGTAGCTGAATACTCTCATATAGTTAGAGGACGTATGGGCTTGCCATTTGATGGAGAAGGTATATCAGTTATTTCTCTCACTGTTCTAGGTGAATTAAATGAAATAAATGGCCTGACCGGGAAACTAGGTAATTTGGAAAATGTATCTGTCAAAACTTCTATTTCAAAAAAAGAAATCTAA